A single window of Archangium gephyra DNA harbors:
- a CDS encoding sulfatase family protein — protein MKRARMLVLLVLLAGALGLAFTLRPHAAPPTSPRLIDALANALEVPAPPSEPALLELDSFPDATGHAALAVPIPVEPVRGFVLRVLMADTGAPRPVITLRSLNAAEAAAFGGQPRPIDGPLPGKELGPCLRSSRAPNGQWMCQRFAHLPANAGAGLLVISGAANAVRRIEVLNADMPDWRTPGNPILSRLIRRAANASPTGSSWRTGLVARPGGRYTFEVTLPERAELWVGLGHEQGSRGAPVRFIARQDDRVLLDEVVPADLKWHDQRLRLEGEAGQRSRITLEAQAAGGTGEARGLWATPRVMSASSAPNILLITVDALRADHLGTYGHGRNTSPMIDHVARSGVQFDRATAQSCLTWPSITSLMTGRYPLNTGVQDRGQRPPPDLATLPQLLAAHGYDTFAGTDQALFPPIDLSDFDDADRINVFIKPSPQKQLERLAAQFADHPTFAWFHLENVHYPLTPRQPLRFDPGYEGRFQNAFTQEDHNQFMSPGDVTPREQEHINALYDSAIVDADQEIQTMLAMLDQQGVLERTIVVITADHGERLGEHGAVLEHVAPHHSVLQVPLIIAWEGNLASGLRIPSRVQLIDLFPTLLSLAGVPHPPGLDGRDLSPALRGEPLPEAPAYADCKGYFFAQYRGDELVIINPEGKESVLSYGLVTTVKPRELYDLAKDPSGQRDIAGEDSARAEAASTALRAQLELWKRQSTTTAQGHIGQAAIEALQQAGYLQGTPDPEPEANRPRE, from the coding sequence ATGAAGCGCGCGCGGATGCTCGTCCTGCTGGTGCTGCTGGCCGGCGCGCTGGGGCTGGCCTTCACCCTGCGGCCCCACGCCGCGCCCCCCACGTCCCCGCGCCTCATCGATGCCCTGGCGAACGCCCTCGAGGTCCCGGCCCCGCCCTCGGAGCCGGCGCTGCTCGAGCTGGACAGCTTCCCGGATGCCACGGGCCACGCCGCGCTCGCCGTGCCCATCCCGGTGGAGCCCGTGCGCGGCTTCGTGCTCCGCGTCCTGATGGCGGACACCGGTGCCCCCCGTCCCGTCATCACCCTGCGCAGCCTCAACGCCGCCGAGGCCGCGGCCTTCGGGGGTCAGCCCCGGCCCATCGACGGGCCCCTCCCCGGCAAGGAGCTGGGGCCCTGCCTGCGCTCCTCGCGCGCTCCCAACGGGCAGTGGATGTGCCAGCGCTTCGCTCACCTGCCCGCGAACGCGGGGGCGGGCCTGCTCGTCATCTCCGGCGCGGCCAACGCCGTGCGGCGCATCGAGGTGCTGAACGCGGACATGCCGGACTGGCGCACCCCGGGCAACCCCATCCTCTCGCGACTCATCCGCCGCGCCGCCAACGCCAGCCCGACGGGCTCCAGCTGGCGCACGGGGCTCGTGGCGCGTCCCGGCGGCCGCTACACCTTCGAGGTCACCCTGCCCGAGCGCGCCGAGCTCTGGGTGGGCCTGGGCCACGAGCAGGGCTCGCGCGGAGCCCCGGTGCGCTTCATCGCCCGCCAGGATGACCGCGTGCTGCTCGACGAGGTGGTCCCCGCGGACCTGAAGTGGCACGACCAGCGGCTGCGCCTGGAGGGCGAGGCCGGCCAGCGCTCGCGCATCACCCTGGAGGCCCAGGCCGCCGGCGGCACGGGCGAGGCGCGGGGCCTCTGGGCCACTCCCCGCGTCATGAGCGCCTCGTCCGCTCCCAACATCCTGCTCATCACCGTGGACGCCCTGCGCGCCGATCACCTGGGCACCTATGGCCATGGGCGCAACACCTCGCCGATGATCGATCACGTGGCGCGCTCGGGCGTCCAGTTCGACCGCGCGACCGCCCAGTCCTGCCTGACCTGGCCCTCCATCACCTCCCTGATGACCGGCCGCTACCCCCTCAACACCGGCGTCCAGGACCGCGGGCAGCGTCCTCCGCCCGACCTCGCGACCCTTCCCCAGCTCCTCGCCGCGCACGGCTACGACACCTTCGCCGGCACCGACCAGGCGCTCTTCCCGCCCATCGACCTGTCCGACTTCGACGACGCGGACCGCATCAACGTCTTCATCAAGCCCTCGCCCCAGAAGCAGCTCGAGCGGCTCGCCGCGCAGTTCGCCGACCACCCCACCTTCGCCTGGTTCCACCTGGAGAACGTCCACTACCCGCTCACCCCCCGGCAGCCGCTCCGCTTCGACCCGGGCTACGAGGGACGCTTCCAGAACGCCTTCACCCAGGAGGACCACAACCAGTTCATGTCGCCCGGGGACGTCACGCCCCGCGAGCAGGAGCACATCAACGCGCTCTATGACTCGGCCATCGTGGACGCGGACCAGGAGATCCAGACGATGCTCGCCATGCTGGACCAGCAGGGCGTGCTGGAGCGCACCATCGTCGTCATCACCGCCGACCATGGCGAGCGGCTCGGCGAGCACGGTGCCGTGCTCGAGCACGTCGCGCCCCACCATTCCGTCCTCCAGGTCCCGCTCATCATCGCCTGGGAGGGGAACCTCGCCTCCGGGCTGCGCATCCCGTCCCGCGTCCAGCTCATCGACCTGTTCCCCACCCTGCTCTCGCTCGCCGGAGTGCCGCACCCGCCCGGGCTGGACGGCAGGGACCTGTCCCCCGCGCTCCGGGGCGAGCCACTCCCCGAGGCCCCCGCCTACGCCGACTGCAAGGGCTACTTCTTCGCGCAGTACCGCGGCGATGAGCTCGTCATCATCAACCCCGAGGGGAAGGAGTCCGTTCTCTCCTACGGGCTGGTCACCACCGTGAAGCCGCGTGAGCTGTATGACCTGGCGAAGGATCCCTCCGGACAGCGCGACATCGCCGGAGAGGACTCCGCCCGGGCCGAAGCGGCCTCCACCGCCCTGCGCGCGCAGCTCGAGCTGTGGAAGCGCCAGAGCACCACCACGGCCCAGGGCCACATCGGCCAGGCCGCCATCGAGGCCCTCCAGCAGGCCGGCTACCTCCAGGGGACTCCGGACCCCGAGCCCGAGGCGAACCGGCCCCGCGAATGA
- a CDS encoding sulfatase, whose translation MSSHPPASRVSRARPWLEAAGLGAGLLLALHLLSLGAFLLPAWRQLTGQVREEMSALTAHILGFQAALILGVVLVGALCGVAARVLLLGLGLRPSRPRVAGLGVLLAAVQVARTIAHRPALFEDMLWRAGGPRARFQVALVEGLGERGLDLLLLCLGAAWAVAALVRHRRLLLGRKALFTGGAALLVALASALPMKHTSRAQGRSIIILAADSLRPDRFTSEGNPRDTTPHLDALRGKSLWVANHVVPIASTTASWTSLLTGVYPHRHGIRDLFPRAEVSNVLLPTLPRVLAAQGYNTAVVSDYAGEMFNRVRYGFDVVDAPPETSVEVFADRESFQRLPLALAFFSGPLGQRLFPVARYLPVNADPSVLTGRVLAQLERLEASDKPFLLVAFYSVTHAPFAPPMPDARAYTRPDYSGSSRYSYELQQLNDLARVSERPADADIEQIRALYDGSLRAFDREVGRLVERLEADGVKDRLLVVTGDHGENLFEPGTTTEHGKWFEGGDAANRTALLLQGPGITPVTREGLASGVDLMPTLLDALQLKVPEGLDGRSLLQPIPEDRTVFAETTLWLGGPRSQPPGALTYPALLELLEVEPGTHALVLKRSWLDRTVTAKLRAARRGPWELVYTPTNESPRWRLFDLKADPHAQRDVAGEHPDVTASLRAELLRWMAKDPLRWLDAREQLVFREEQ comes from the coding sequence ATGAGTTCTCACCCGCCCGCTTCCCGGGTCTCGAGGGCACGGCCCTGGCTCGAGGCGGCTGGCCTGGGCGCCGGCCTCCTCCTGGCGCTGCACCTGCTCTCGCTCGGGGCCTTCCTGCTCCCCGCGTGGCGGCAACTCACCGGTCAGGTGCGCGAGGAGATGTCGGCCCTCACTGCCCACATCCTCGGTTTCCAGGCCGCGCTCATCCTGGGGGTGGTGCTCGTGGGGGCCCTCTGCGGCGTCGCGGCCCGCGTCCTCCTGCTCGGGCTCGGCCTCCGTCCCTCCCGTCCCCGGGTGGCCGGCCTCGGGGTGCTGCTCGCCGCCGTCCAGGTGGCACGGACGATCGCCCACCGCCCCGCCCTCTTCGAGGACATGCTCTGGCGCGCCGGTGGCCCGCGCGCGCGCTTCCAGGTGGCACTCGTGGAAGGCCTCGGCGAGCGCGGCCTGGACCTGCTCCTGCTCTGCCTCGGCGCCGCCTGGGCCGTGGCCGCGCTCGTGCGGCACCGCCGGCTCCTGCTCGGACGCAAGGCCCTCTTCACCGGTGGAGCGGCGCTCCTCGTGGCCCTCGCCTCCGCGCTGCCGATGAAGCACACCTCGCGCGCCCAGGGCAGGTCCATCATCATCCTCGCCGCCGACTCGCTCCGGCCCGACCGCTTCACCTCCGAGGGCAACCCGCGCGACACCACCCCCCACCTGGATGCCCTGCGCGGCAAGAGCCTGTGGGTGGCCAACCACGTCGTGCCCATCGCCAGCACCACCGCGTCGTGGACCTCGCTGCTCACGGGCGTCTACCCACACCGCCACGGCATCCGGGACCTCTTCCCCCGCGCCGAGGTGTCGAACGTGCTCCTGCCCACGCTCCCCCGCGTGCTCGCCGCCCAGGGCTACAACACCGCCGTGGTGAGCGACTACGCCGGTGAGATGTTCAACCGCGTCCGCTACGGCTTCGACGTCGTCGACGCCCCTCCCGAAACGAGCGTCGAGGTCTTCGCGGATCGCGAGTCCTTCCAGCGCCTGCCCCTCGCGCTCGCCTTCTTCAGCGGCCCGCTCGGCCAGCGCCTGTTCCCCGTGGCCCGCTACCTCCCGGTGAACGCCGACCCGTCCGTGCTCACCGGGCGCGTCCTCGCCCAGCTCGAGCGGCTCGAGGCCAGCGACAAGCCCTTCCTCCTGGTGGCCTTCTACTCCGTCACCCACGCGCCCTTCGCTCCGCCCATGCCGGACGCGCGCGCCTATACACGGCCCGACTACTCCGGCTCCAGCCGCTACTCCTACGAGCTCCAGCAGCTCAACGACCTCGCCCGCGTCTCCGAGCGTCCGGCCGACGCCGACATCGAGCAGATCCGCGCCCTCTACGACGGCAGCCTCCGGGCCTTCGATCGCGAGGTGGGCCGGCTCGTCGAGCGGCTCGAGGCCGACGGCGTCAAGGACCGGCTCCTCGTGGTGACGGGAGACCACGGCGAGAACCTCTTCGAGCCCGGCACCACCACCGAGCACGGCAAGTGGTTCGAGGGCGGTGACGCCGCCAACCGCACCGCCCTGTTGCTCCAGGGCCCCGGCATCACGCCCGTTACCCGCGAGGGGCTCGCCAGCGGGGTGGACCTCATGCCCACCCTCCTCGACGCGCTCCAACTGAAGGTGCCCGAGGGCCTCGACGGCCGCTCCCTGCTCCAGCCGATTCCCGAGGACCGCACCGTCTTCGCCGAGACCACCCTCTGGCTCGGAGGCCCCCGCTCTCAACCGCCCGGCGCCCTCACCTACCCGGCCCTGCTGGAGCTGCTGGAGGTCGAGCCCGGTACGCATGCGCTCGTGCTCAAGCGCTCGTGGCTGGACCGGACGGTGACGGCCAAGCTCCGCGCCGCGCGGCGGGGACCCTGGGAGCTCGTCTACACGCCGACGAACGAGTCGCCCCGCTGGCGGCTGTTCGACTTGAAGGCCGACCCCCACGCGCAGCGGGACGTGGCCGGCGAGCACCCGGACGTCACCGCCTCGCTGAGAGCGGAGCTGCTGCGCTGGATGGCGAAGGATCCCCTGCGCTGGCTGGACGCGCGCGAGCAGCTCGTCTTCCGGGAGGAACAATGA
- a CDS encoding histone deacetylase, producing MGLTPPVAPAPPRRYACPPVRVFHCDQYAVPLPPGHRFPMEKYRLLRELLLARGVLSPSQLQPSIPISRTDLERVHTPRYLEALWTGTLSEAELRRLGFPWSEDLLVRSCASVGGTVGAARAALEDGLSGNLAGGTHHAFPDHGEGYCVFNDIAVAIRVLQAERRIQRAVVVDLDVHQGNGTAAVFEGDDSVFTFSIHGEHNFPFRKQRSSRDVGLPDGVDDRAYLEVLATHLPEVLEAAGADILFYQAGVDPLAEDSLGRLSLSHAGIRERDLFVLQAAWHRGLPIVLTLGGGYAKPITATLEAHVGTYEAALSVFR from the coding sequence TTGGGTCTAACCCCTCCCGTTGCACCCGCTCCGCCCAGGCGCTACGCCTGTCCACCCGTGCGCGTCTTCCACTGCGACCAGTACGCCGTCCCCCTCCCTCCCGGGCACCGCTTCCCCATGGAGAAGTACCGCCTGCTGCGCGAGCTCCTCCTGGCGCGCGGCGTGCTCTCCCCCAGCCAACTCCAGCCCTCCATCCCCATCTCGCGCACGGACCTGGAGCGCGTCCACACCCCGCGCTACCTCGAGGCCCTCTGGACGGGCACCCTCTCCGAGGCCGAGCTCCGCCGCCTGGGCTTCCCCTGGTCCGAGGATCTGCTCGTGCGCTCGTGCGCCTCCGTGGGTGGCACCGTGGGCGCCGCCCGCGCCGCCCTCGAGGACGGCCTCTCCGGCAACCTCGCCGGCGGCACCCACCACGCCTTCCCCGACCATGGCGAGGGCTACTGCGTCTTCAACGACATCGCCGTGGCCATCCGCGTCCTCCAGGCCGAGCGGCGCATCCAGCGCGCCGTCGTCGTGGACCTCGACGTCCACCAGGGCAATGGCACCGCCGCCGTCTTCGAGGGCGATGACTCCGTCTTCACCTTCTCCATCCACGGCGAGCACAACTTCCCCTTCCGCAAGCAGCGCTCCAGCCGCGACGTGGGACTGCCCGATGGCGTGGACGATCGCGCCTACCTCGAGGTGCTCGCCACCCACCTGCCCGAGGTGCTCGAGGCCGCGGGCGCCGACATCCTCTTCTACCAGGCCGGAGTGGACCCGCTCGCCGAGGACTCGCTCGGCCGGCTGTCCCTCTCCCACGCGGGCATTCGTGAGAGGGATCTGTTCGTCCTGCAGGCCGCGTGGCACCGAGGCCTGCCCATCGTGCTCACCCTCGGGGGCGGCTACGCGAAGCCCATCACCGCCACCCTCGAGGCCCACGTGGGCACCTACGAGGCCGCCCTCTCCGTCTTCCGGTGA
- a CDS encoding vWA domain-containing protein: protein MTLKSFSRPVLGAALALVAFASPLALAEAPQKPAPPQSQVQGAPVPPPPSQQQQARPRIDVVFVLDTTGSMAGLIEGAKQKIFSIASRIAQGKPTPQVRVGLVAYRDVGDAYVTKRYELTEDLDGLFTHLRKLDADGGGDTPEHVGRGLGEAVSKLSWDQSRETMKLIFLVGDAPPAQRNDDWNFKHWVKRAAEKHIVVNTVRCGGDAETETHWKLAAKTTDGRYESLEQSGGMVAVATPYDAELAKVNAELAGKTLYAGKKEAQVANRARAEQMATLAPEAAAERIQYLKTTRGAGRAPAAAAAVSSAPEAVGGAVDLAAQPEALASVKAEELPQELKGLDAAARDAKVKQLAGERKALEEKAAKLAAERDAWRAKNVADKDDSFDANVMKGVKEKAAKYGLTY, encoded by the coding sequence ATGACCCTGAAGTCCTTTTCGCGCCCCGTGCTCGGGGCCGCGCTGGCCCTCGTTGCGTTCGCGTCTCCCCTGGCCCTCGCCGAGGCGCCCCAGAAGCCCGCCCCGCCCCAGTCCCAGGTGCAGGGAGCGCCCGTCCCGCCCCCGCCGTCCCAGCAGCAGCAAGCGCGGCCGAGGATCGACGTGGTGTTCGTGCTGGACACGACGGGCTCGATGGCGGGGCTGATCGAGGGGGCGAAGCAGAAGATCTTCTCGATCGCGTCGCGCATCGCGCAGGGCAAGCCCACGCCCCAGGTGAGGGTGGGGTTGGTGGCGTACCGGGACGTGGGGGACGCCTACGTGACGAAGCGGTACGAGCTGACGGAGGACCTGGATGGCCTCTTCACGCATCTGCGGAAGCTGGATGCGGACGGAGGGGGTGACACGCCGGAGCACGTGGGGAGGGGGTTGGGCGAGGCGGTGTCGAAGCTGTCGTGGGACCAGAGCCGGGAGACGATGAAGCTCATCTTCCTGGTGGGGGACGCGCCGCCGGCGCAGCGCAACGACGACTGGAACTTCAAGCACTGGGTGAAGCGGGCGGCGGAGAAGCACATCGTGGTGAACACGGTGAGGTGCGGAGGGGACGCGGAGACGGAGACGCACTGGAAGCTGGCGGCGAAGACGACGGATGGGCGGTACGAGTCGCTGGAGCAGTCGGGAGGGATGGTGGCGGTGGCGACGCCGTATGACGCGGAGCTGGCGAAGGTGAACGCGGAGCTGGCGGGCAAGACGCTGTACGCGGGGAAGAAGGAAGCGCAGGTGGCGAACCGGGCGAGGGCGGAGCAGATGGCGACCCTGGCGCCGGAGGCGGCGGCGGAGCGCATCCAGTACCTGAAGACGACGCGAGGAGCGGGGAGGGCGCCGGCGGCGGCGGCGGCGGTGAGCAGTGCGCCGGAGGCGGTGGGGGGAGCGGTGGACCTGGCGGCGCAGCCCGAGGCGTTGGCGAGCGTGAAGGCCGAGGAGTTGCCGCAGGAGTTGAAGGGGCTGGACGCGGCGGCGCGGGACGCGAAGGTGAAGCAGCTGGCGGGGGAGCGGAAGGCGCTGGAGGAGAAGGCGGCGAAGCTGGCGGCGGAGCGGGACGCGTGGAGGGCGAAGAACGTGGCGGACAAGGACGACTCGTTCGACGCGAACGTGATGAAGGGCGTGAAGGAGAAGGCGGCGAAGTACGGCCTGACCTACTGA
- a CDS encoding TolB family protein: protein MSLVRNPVPTVSLRWAVVLLLAFLEGCTAMGSGRRTPEPDAGALLYIRWGGAGTDLWLQSLESGRHRPLTSSGRVPHVPGGSGLDPWRGAVISPDGKQVAYVELQHPEAPAGRRVGGWNALFVVNADGTGRRKLVDLTQLLLPEGQRLRAGSFIWSDDGNSLAYVLASLPKQGASLKDCSQVTLHSVDVVSGRGATLSEARPLGSVALLGWYPARAEAVLYGECGYPEEPSPAIPIPNGSVTVLRVSDGTASQRLALKPSLSPAGSSVFIPSHPRALAGPPTLYRTDALGGPPTVTLTLPRGHLGRIHWMHRAPAALLSSTEWELPFLDCVGTQPQPRVLFRLDLGTGTLQRVREDARRLNVLAISPDDTHALVGIITGEDDRFHPPCVSRPVERLFLVRLDEIASELPIQELRRRARPLTPPRLWSDVAAFNEYVGWVR from the coding sequence ATGTCCCTTGTTCGCAATCCGGTTCCCACGGTGTCATTGCGCTGGGCCGTGGTGTTGCTCCTGGCCTTCCTGGAGGGCTGTACGGCGATGGGCTCGGGTCGGAGGACGCCCGAGCCTGACGCGGGAGCGCTTCTCTACATCCGGTGGGGAGGTGCGGGGACCGACCTCTGGCTCCAATCCCTGGAGAGTGGACGCCACCGTCCGCTGACCTCCAGTGGGAGGGTGCCGCACGTGCCGGGCGGAAGTGGGCTGGACCCGTGGAGGGGGGCGGTCATCTCGCCAGATGGGAAGCAGGTGGCCTACGTCGAGCTCCAGCACCCCGAAGCGCCCGCGGGGCGTCGGGTGGGAGGCTGGAACGCGCTCTTCGTGGTGAACGCGGATGGGACAGGGCGTCGCAAGCTGGTGGACCTGACGCAGCTGCTCCTACCGGAGGGGCAGCGCCTCCGAGCCGGGAGCTTCATCTGGTCCGACGACGGGAACAGCCTCGCCTACGTCCTCGCGAGCCTGCCCAAGCAAGGGGCCAGCTTGAAGGACTGCTCGCAGGTGACCCTCCACTCCGTGGACGTGGTGTCGGGCCGTGGCGCCACGTTGTCCGAGGCGCGTCCCCTGGGAAGCGTCGCGTTGCTCGGGTGGTACCCGGCACGTGCGGAGGCCGTGCTCTATGGCGAGTGCGGCTATCCCGAGGAGCCCTCTCCAGCCATCCCCATCCCGAATGGCAGTGTGACCGTGCTTCGGGTGAGCGATGGGACGGCGAGCCAGCGGCTCGCGCTGAAGCCCTCGTTGTCTCCAGCGGGGAGCTCTGTCTTCATCCCTTCGCATCCACGCGCCCTGGCGGGTCCGCCCACGCTCTACCGGACGGATGCTCTCGGAGGGCCACCCACCGTGACGCTCACGCTGCCGCGCGGTCATCTGGGACGCATCCACTGGATGCACCGCGCACCGGCCGCGCTCCTCAGCTCGACCGAGTGGGAGTTGCCCTTCCTGGACTGCGTGGGCACGCAGCCGCAACCGCGGGTGCTATTCAGGCTGGACTTGGGGACGGGGACACTTCAGCGGGTGAGGGAAGACGCCCGCAGGTTGAATGTGTTGGCCATCAGTCCCGATGACACGCACGCGCTCGTCGGAATCATCACGGGCGAGGACGATCGCTTCCATCCCCCCTGCGTGAGCCGGCCTGTCGAGCGGCTGTTCCTGGTGCGTCTGGATGAGATCGCGAGCGAGCTGCCCATCCAGGAACTCCGGCGCCGCGCCAGGCCCCTCACGCCGCCTCGCCTGTGGAGTGACGTGGCGGCCTTCAACGAGTACGTGGGCTGGGTGCGCTGA
- a CDS encoding alpha/beta fold hydrolase: MPIAELNHQGIYFEDSGGSGPALILAHGFLMDSRMFDAQVQALAPAFRVIRWDARGFGRTRWDGKPFDLYDSAADCIALLDHLGIRQAVVGGMSQGGYCALRVALRYPDRVRALVLMSTRGTIDEPEVRAGYLQTRDLWGTPGATENIIQFLAGGIIGDSRFHSPWLDRWRQTPKAHFVAAMNNLIDRDDIRPRLGDIRCPAIVFHGTDDTGIPPSEGELLHKSLPGSTRLVLVPGAAHAANMTHPDALNPPLVEFLRAHA; this comes from the coding sequence ATGCCCATCGCCGAGCTCAACCACCAAGGCATCTATTTCGAGGACTCCGGCGGCTCCGGTCCCGCCCTCATCCTCGCTCACGGCTTCCTCATGGACAGCCGCATGTTCGACGCGCAGGTCCAGGCGCTCGCCCCCGCGTTCCGCGTCATCCGCTGGGACGCCCGCGGCTTCGGCCGCACCCGCTGGGACGGCAAGCCCTTCGACCTCTATGACTCCGCCGCCGACTGCATCGCCCTGCTCGACCACCTCGGCATCCGCCAGGCCGTCGTCGGCGGCATGTCCCAGGGCGGCTACTGCGCCCTCCGCGTCGCCCTCCGCTACCCCGACCGCGTCCGCGCCCTCGTCCTCATGAGCACCCGCGGCACCATCGACGAGCCCGAAGTCCGCGCCGGCTACCTCCAGACGCGCGACCTCTGGGGCACCCCGGGCGCCACCGAGAACATCATCCAGTTCCTCGCCGGCGGCATCATCGGCGACTCCCGCTTCCACTCCCCCTGGCTCGACCGCTGGCGCCAGACCCCCAAGGCTCACTTCGTCGCCGCGATGAACAACCTCATCGACCGCGATGACATCCGGCCCCGGCTCGGTGACATCCGCTGCCCCGCCATCGTCTTCCACGGCACCGATGACACCGGCATCCCGCCCTCCGAGGGCGAGCTCCTCCACAAGAGCCTCCCCGGCAGCACGCGCCTCGTCCTCGTCCCCGGCGCCGCCCATGCCGCCAACATGACCCACCCCGACGCCCTCAATCCTCCCCTCGTGGAGTTCCTGCGCGCCCACGCGTGA
- a CDS encoding AAA family ATPase encodes MDPTFIRTVTLLREQVPDFNRYPFNLPVVRELDGLELHPRVTFFAGENGSGKSTLLEAIATAAGFNPEGGTRSFNFSTRSSESELHRFLRLIRGYRRPRTGFFLRAESYFNVGTVLEQMPDILQDAYGGVSPHEQSHGESFLMLVRNRFWANGLYILDEPEAALSPQHQLTLLRHIDDLARRKSSQLLIATHSPILLAYPDSRIYWLSKQGLAPIAYEDTEHYRLTRDFLLHRERYLRELMANHDED; translated from the coding sequence ATGGACCCGACCTTCATCCGTACGGTGACGCTCCTGCGCGAGCAGGTGCCGGACTTCAACCGCTATCCGTTCAACCTCCCCGTGGTGCGAGAGCTGGATGGACTGGAGCTCCACCCGCGCGTCACCTTCTTCGCCGGGGAGAACGGCAGCGGGAAGTCCACGTTGCTCGAGGCCATCGCCACCGCCGCCGGGTTCAACCCCGAAGGAGGCACGCGCAGCTTCAACTTCTCCACCCGCAGCTCCGAATCCGAGCTGCATCGGTTCCTCCGGCTCATCCGCGGCTATCGCCGCCCTCGCACCGGCTTCTTCCTGCGCGCGGAGAGCTATTTCAACGTGGGCACCGTGCTCGAGCAGATGCCAGACATCCTCCAGGACGCCTACGGTGGTGTCTCGCCACACGAGCAGTCCCACGGCGAGTCGTTCCTGATGCTCGTGCGCAACCGCTTCTGGGCCAACGGCCTCTACATCCTCGACGAGCCCGAGGCCGCCCTGTCTCCCCAGCATCAGCTCACCCTGCTGCGCCACATCGACGACCTGGCCCGCCGCAAGTCCTCGCAGCTCCTCATCGCCACGCACTCGCCCATCCTCCTGGCCTACCCGGACTCGCGCATCTACTGGTTGTCCAAGCAGGGTCTCGCCCCCATTGCCTACGAGGACACCGAGCACTACCGCCTGACTCGCGACTTCCTCCTCCATCGCGAACGCTACCTCCGCGAGCTGATGGCCAACCACGACGAGGATTGA
- a CDS encoding ABC transporter ATP-binding protein, with protein MSPTPPDLAVDAHGLVKRFGEFTALNGMELAIPRGSFYAFLGPNGAGKSTTIALLTGVYAPDAGRISLLGVDAVARPLEVKRHIGVVPEELSLFERLTGRQYLTFCGRMYGLSGDEAAARAAELLELTELTYKAGALVAEYSKGMRRRLAIAAALIHAPELVLLDEPFEGIDVLAAGVIRELLRELSRRGVTLLLTTHVLEIAERLATHAGVIRGGRMLDQGTVQQLMQRYDAPSLEAVFEKLISVPAARNAKLSFYGDAPPAEVVPLRRGSA; from the coding sequence ATGTCCCCCACCCCCCCTGATCTGGCCGTCGATGCCCATGGGCTCGTGAAGCGCTTCGGCGAATTCACCGCGCTCAACGGGATGGAGCTGGCCATCCCCCGCGGCTCCTTCTACGCCTTCCTCGGCCCCAACGGGGCGGGCAAGTCCACCACCATCGCGCTGCTCACCGGCGTGTACGCGCCAGACGCCGGCCGCATCTCCCTCCTGGGGGTGGACGCGGTGGCCCGGCCGCTGGAAGTGAAGCGCCACATCGGCGTGGTGCCCGAGGAGCTGAGCCTCTTCGAGCGGCTCACCGGCCGGCAGTACCTCACCTTCTGCGGGCGCATGTACGGGCTGAGCGGAGACGAGGCGGCGGCGCGGGCGGCCGAGCTGCTCGAGCTCACGGAGCTGACGTACAAGGCGGGCGCGCTGGTGGCCGAGTACTCCAAGGGCATGCGGCGGCGGCTGGCCATCGCCGCGGCGCTGATCCACGCGCCGGAGCTGGTGCTGCTGGACGAGCCCTTCGAGGGCATCGACGTGCTGGCCGCGGGCGTCATCCGCGAGCTGCTGCGCGAGCTGAGCCGGCGGGGCGTGACGCTGCTGCTCACCACGCACGTGCTGGAGATCGCCGAGCGGCTGGCCACGCACGCGGGCGTCATCCGCGGCGGGAGGATGCTGGACCAGGGCACGGTGCAGCAGTTGATGCAGCGCTATGACGCGCCCTCGCTGGAGGCCGTCTTCGAGAAGCTCATCTCCGTGCCGGCCGCGCGCAACGCGAAGCTGTCCTTCTACGGGGACGCGCCGCCCGCCGAGGTGGTTCCGCTGCGCCGGGGGTCCGCGTGA
- a CDS encoding response regulator: MSYILVVDDDASHRTLICDALEEMGYRTEQAGNGREALDTLEGEIPQAVLLDLRMPVMSGWGLLDALKKMPRARGLPIIIISGYGFEWEAELVGAAGYISKPVDLDKVRMTVQRIIGPPEVAMVH; encoded by the coding sequence ATGTCCTACATCCTGGTCGTCGACGACGACGCGAGCCACCGCACGCTCATCTGCGATGCCCTAGAGGAGATGGGCTATCGCACGGAGCAGGCCGGCAACGGCCGAGAGGCCCTCGACACCCTCGAGGGCGAGATTCCCCAGGCCGTCCTGTTGGACCTGCGCATGCCGGTGATGAGCGGCTGGGGCCTGCTGGACGCCCTCAAGAAGATGCCGCGGGCGCGCGGGCTGCCGATCATCATCATCTCGGGCTACGGCTTCGAGTGGGAAGCGGAGCTGGTGGGCGCCGCCGGCTACATCTCCAAGCCCGTGGACCTGGACAAGGTGCGCATGACGGTGCAGCGCATCATCGGCCCGCCCGAAGTGGCCATGGTGCACTGA